A portion of the Toxotes jaculatrix isolate fToxJac2 chromosome 16, fToxJac2.pri, whole genome shotgun sequence genome contains these proteins:
- the fbxw2 gene encoding F-box/WD repeat-containing protein 2, which translates to MERVAFEGWLESVSATFLTLNDQQRNQSLDHLISLSGAAQLRHLSNGLETLLKRDFLRLLPLELAFYLLRWLDPQTLLTCCLVCKQWNKVINSCTEVWQSVCRELGWRIDESIQDAPHWKGVYLKAKLRMMQLKDQEAFETSSLIGHSARVYALYYKDGLLCTGSDDLSAKLWDVRTGQCIYGIQTHTCATVKFDEQKLVTGSFDNTIACWEWSTGAKIQQFRGHTGAVFSVDYNDELDVLVSGSADFSVKVWALSAGACLNTLTGHTEWVTKVILQKSEVESMVHSPGDYILLSADKYEIKVWPLGREINCKCLKTLSVSEDRSISLQPRLQFDGRYIVCSSDLGVYQWDFASFKILRVIKTQDPANLSLLSFGEVFALLFDNHFLYVMDLRTEAISGRWPLPAYRKSKRGSSFLAGVTSWLNGLDGGNDSGLVFATSMPDHSIHLVLWKENG; encoded by the exons ATGGAGAGGGTGGCCTTTGAGGGGTGGCTGGAGTCAGTCTCTGCCACTTTCCTTACTCTAAATGACCAGCAGCGCAACCAGTCTCTGGACCACCTCATATCTTTAAGTGGCGCTGCCCAGCTCCGCCACCTGTCCAATGGGCTGGAGACGCTGCTCAAGCGTGACTTCCTGCGCCTCCTTCCTCTGGAGCTGGCCTTTTACCTGCTACGATGGCTGGACCCTCAGACcctgctcacctgctgcttGGTCTGCAAGCAGTGGAATAAG GTGATAAACTCGTGTACAGAGGTGTGGCAGAGTGTGTGTCGGGAGCTGGGCTGGAGGATCGATGAGTCCATTCAAGATGCACCTCACTGGAAGGGGGTCTACCTGAAGGCTAAACTGCGTATGATGCAGCTGAAGGACCAGGAGGCCTTTGAGACATCATCCCTCATTGGCCACAGCGCTCGAGTGTATGCCCTCTACTATAAGGACGGCCTCCTCTGCACAG GATCTGATGACCTCTCTGCCAAACTGTGGGACGTGCGCACCGGCCAGTGTATTTATGGaattcagacacacacctgtgccaCAGTGAAATTTGATGAACAGAAGCTGGTGACCGGGTCCTTCGACAACACTATTGCATGCTGGGAGTGGAGCACGGGGGCTAAAATCCAACAGTTCCGTGGCCACACAGGAGCAG TCTTCAGCGTGGACTACAATGACGAGCTGGATGTGCTTGTTAGCGGCTCCGCAGACTTCTCGGTGAAGGTGTGGGCTTTGTCTGCTGGCGCCTGTCTCAACACTCTGACCGGACACACCGAGTGGGTCACCAAG GTGATACTACAGAAGAGTGAGGTAGAATCTATGGTGCACAGTCCTGGTGACTATATCCTCTTAAGTGCTGATAAGTATGAAATTAAG gTCTGGCCTTTAGGGAGAGAAATCAACTGCAAGTGTTTGAAGACTCTGTCCGTGTCAGAGGACCGCAGCATCAGCCTTCAGCCTCGGCTGCAGTTCGACGGACGCTACATCGTCTGCAGCTCCGACCTCGGAGTTTACCAGTGGGACTTCGCCAGTTTCAAGATTCTCAG GGTGATAAAAACACAGGACCCAGCCAACCTGTCCCTGCTCAGCTTCGGCGAGGTGTTCGCGCTCCTTTTTGACAAccacttcctgtatgtgatgGACCTTAGGACAGAGGCGATCTCGGGCCGCTGGCCTCTGCCAGCCTACAGGAAATCCAAACGAGGATCCAGCTTCCTGGCCGGTGTGACCTCCTGGCTCAACGGCCTGGACGGGGGCAATGACTCTGGACTGGTTTTCGCCACCAGCATGCCTGACCATAGCATTCACTTAGTACTGTGGAAGGAGAATGGATAG